The nucleotide sequence CGCCCCGCGCCGCACCGGACAGCGCCGCCACGAGGTCTCGGGCATCGAGCACGGCGGTCGCCGCCCCCTGGCCGCCGGTGGGCGGCATCGCGTGCACGGCGTCGCCCAGGGCGGTGACCCGGCTCGCCCGCCACGGCGCCAGTCGGTCCGGGTCGGAGGCGTTCAACCGGAACGCACCGACGCTGCTCAGCTCGGCGTTCTCCAGGAGGCCGACGAGTGGTCCGGCCCAGCGGTGCCGCGCCAGCAGCTCGGTCGCGCGGGCGCGAAGCTGACCGGCGTCGAGCCCCGACGGGCGCTCGGGCAGCGCCTCCTCGAGGGCGAGCAGCCCCCAGATCGCGACGGGCTCGGTGGTGGCGGCCGAGAAGCGCGCGGCCCGGAGAGCGGAACGACCGGCCGGGTCGTGCTCGGTGGCGAAGAGCCCTGTGCCGCCCGGCCCGACCGCGAGCATCGGCTCGTCCGCCAGCAGGGCGCGGGCGGCGGCGGGGACGTCGGGCCACCGCGTCCGGCCCGCCACCCCGACCAGACCACACGGGTACGAGGTCGGATGGCCGGCCAGTTGCTCCGCCAGGTGTGACCCGGCTCCGTCGGCGATGACCAGCACGTCGGCCCGGATCGTCGCGCCGTCGTCGAGTACGGCCGTCACATGGTCGTCCTCTGCCCGCCATCCGGTGCAGCTCCGGCCGAGGAGCAGGTGGTCCCCGAGCCCTCGGGCCAGCACCTCGCGCAGGGTGATCCGGTCGACGTCCAACGCGAGGTCGTCGGAC is from Micromonospora sp. WMMD1102 and encodes:
- a CDS encoding NAD(P)/FAD-dependent oxidoreductase — protein: MRVVIAGGGIGGLACAQGLVRAGLDVTVVEPDRELGATGGYKLHLAPPAVRALRALLPPVAFEDLLGASVATRGFALILRDHRGRRLLRAADRSDDLALDVDRITLREVLARGLGDHLLLGRSCTGWRAEDDHVTAVLDDGATIRADVLVIADGAGSHLAEQLAGHPTSYPCGLVGVAGRTRWPDVPAAARALLADEPMLAVGPGGTGLFATEHDPAGRSALRAARFSAATTEPVAIWGLLALEEALPERPSGLDAGQLRARATELLARHRWAGPLVGLLENAELSSVGAFRLNASDPDRLAPWRASRVTALGDAVHAMPPTGGQGAATAVLDARDLVAALSGAARGDATTVVAVHDYESRLRVRAAGPVRESLRPVRWIRAAATPAGRLAVRAGTPLLATAARLLTGWRR